The Fulvivirga ligni genome window below encodes:
- a CDS encoding sodium:calcium antiporter produces MTSLIIYIVVIIISTIVVWKSSDLLETSSQKLASYYKLPEVVQGAIITAIGSSFPELSTTVLSTLIHGEFELGVGAIVGSAIFNILMIPALSGLVSKKLDADRILIYKDAQFYITSVAVLLLTFSLAVIYNPVEGKELVGEMTRSIALIPLLLYVLYIFLQQQETSDYQKEGTDDHDVSDIKPGKEWLKLLGSLVLIVAGVEGLVRGSLFLGEYLNTPSFFWGITVIAAATSIPDAFVSVKMARHGKGMISLANVIGSNIFDLLVAIPVGVLIAGSSEIDFALAVPLMLFLTFATILLFAMMRTKLGINHLESWILLIVYALFVLWMILETFGDMSWLRESQAA; encoded by the coding sequence TTGACTTCTTTGATCATTTACATCGTAGTAATCATAATCTCTACCATAGTAGTTTGGAAGAGCAGTGACTTGTTAGAAACCAGCTCTCAAAAGCTTGCCTCCTACTATAAATTACCTGAGGTTGTCCAGGGTGCCATCATCACGGCCATTGGTTCAAGCTTTCCAGAATTATCTACCACTGTGTTATCTACGTTAATTCACGGTGAGTTTGAACTGGGTGTGGGCGCTATTGTAGGATCTGCCATTTTTAATATTTTAATGATACCCGCACTCTCGGGCCTGGTATCTAAAAAGCTTGACGCAGACCGTATTCTGATCTATAAAGACGCTCAATTTTACATTACTTCTGTTGCCGTTTTGTTGTTAACTTTTTCCTTGGCGGTGATCTATAATCCGGTAGAAGGCAAAGAACTGGTAGGCGAAATGACCAGATCAATTGCGCTAATACCGTTGCTCTTGTATGTGCTTTACATCTTCCTACAACAGCAGGAAACATCTGATTATCAAAAGGAAGGAACGGACGATCATGACGTTAGTGATATAAAACCTGGCAAAGAATGGTTGAAACTTCTGGGTAGCCTGGTACTGATTGTGGCTGGCGTAGAGGGGCTGGTGAGAGGCTCATTATTTCTGGGAGAATATCTGAATACCCCTAGTTTTTTCTGGGGTATCACGGTAATAGCAGCAGCCACTAGTATACCAGATGCTTTTGTAAGTGTAAAAATGGCCAGACATGGTAAAGGTATGATCAGCTTGGCCAATGTAATTGGCAGCAATATTTTTGATTTATTAGTTGCCATACCGGTAGGTGTACTTATTGCGGGAAGTTCTGAAATTGATTTTGCTCTGGCCGTGCCGCTCATGCTATTTCTTACTTTCGCAACCATTTTACTCTTTGCTATGATGCGCACCAAGCTGGGCATCAACCATTTAGAGAGTTGGATATTACTGATAGTCTATGCTCTGTTCGTTTTATGGATGATTCTAGAAACCTTTGGAGATATGTCCTGGCTAAGAGAAAGTCAGGCAGCTTAA
- a CDS encoding acyl-CoA thioesterase, with translation MSNITYSFKILWSQIDANQHLRHSAYADFGAQARVQALQNIGFDMATFQKLKIGPILFREEMIYLREVAPNDIITITADLVKCRQDGSRWSIKHEVFRSDGVKAAQINVDGAWLDLVQRKLAVLPEELAEKFMTLPKDEEFVVG, from the coding sequence ATGAGTAACATTACCTATTCTTTTAAAATCCTTTGGTCACAAATAGACGCTAACCAACATTTAAGACATTCTGCTTACGCGGATTTTGGAGCCCAGGCTCGTGTGCAAGCACTACAGAACATTGGCTTTGATATGGCCACTTTTCAAAAATTAAAAATAGGACCAATCTTATTCAGAGAAGAAATGATATACCTGAGAGAAGTAGCCCCTAATGATATCATCACCATTACCGCAGACCTGGTTAAATGCAGACAAGACGGCTCCCGCTGGAGCATAAAGCATGAAGTATTCCGCAGCGATGGCGTGAAAGCTGCCCAAATTAATGTAGACGGCGCCTGGCTCGACCTGGTACAACGCAAACTAGCTGTTCTTCCGGAGGAGCTGGCGGAGAAGTTTATGACTCTTCCGAAGGATGAGGAGTTTGTTGTTGGGTAG
- a CDS encoding hybrid sensor histidine kinase/response regulator transcription factor: MLLEVMRSHIIHIIVILLFAVIQAHSQNNDYQFRNFTAGFNFSGDNVRCVYQDSKGFIWMGLESEGLCKFDGSKYEVFSENIASNYINDINEDAYGNIWVATENGLNILQQESSRFTNPTGRSDEVFMLFRDQQDKMWVGDATGLFQYSVTKSDSGYNYKQEKHSITEKLKGETVLSFLWEDSVSCWIGTKNGLFYNSPTVFKQWKSSNHKPFALSDNEVHSIVQLDNRDLLLATDNGVNILNHSNLQVQRLEFKNSGVYNNGKVGVVKILKSSDNMIWIGTTTYGILTGKLITSENGVSQSDFKIPEHITGLSSAYITDVMEDQNRQIWVSTKFGGLFIHDRRGQIFRHYELDEQENQSFIISVAEDNEGQIWLGTREAGLVRFNPNQSTYQKVEVFQNGEEVRRIESLFCDSEGKLWIGHKKGINKLDPKTLMSEYFNLPKVISIAEGIDKIWVGTTAGLFTYTKDLDFTRFKSSQVLFDKADVKFSKLLWDNSSTFWLGTNSHGLYQYFIQKDSLSHVNTNDLANATIRELYQDSKSNIWIGTKSSGLYRYEKGDFQYFTIKNGLPSHTIFSVLEDNAGKIWLTTNKGVSRYDPSIEEFRNFNSYHGLQGNVFEKNAAIKLQSGFLLMAGNNGFNLFDPQKINIENFTPPLVINALKANGQLVIKDAFYNQSLQLPYDQNLLSLEFSALDYRDIGALKYKYRLLGLDNQWSEAGNKNTVTYSNLEPGIYSFQVFSTDADGKWTDNLISLEIEIASQPWLSWWAKLLYAIALAAIVFLVYWVIAQRVKYHQKMKLKDMELSHVSEMNDLKINFFTNISHELRTPLTLIMTPLERLLNTYKDESITSHVKMAHASAKKLLNLTDQLIDFTKIEHGAMQLQVQLVKVKEFFDQLIMPYSDYARSRSVDLKVQIFNQEQEALLDVDKVEKVFNNLIINALKYTQSGGEIILTIEADAYNLTFSISDTGKGISQANLQHIFDRYYQVNTLQPGGGIGLELVYNLVSLHKGKIQVESEEGKGSTFTVSLPIGSESYGDDEVKREPGVLKFQGFIEGDFKREYEIEKRELSNEAYKILIVDDNQELLHMLAETFSDKFFLDIAASGEEAWNIILKEAPDIVITDITMANGDGLELCRQVKENVDTNHIPVILLTARSMTDQQLEGFGSGADAYVVKPFDLAILEAQIYSLIENRRRLWKHYNGQSTEIEITENPLDDHFLKKLADVIRKNYTDPDFSVEALAFDLGMSRSQLFRKLKSLTNQTPSEYLYAYRIRKASDLLKEGRLGIAEIAYKTGFSSPNSFTKTFKKHLGISPTKYSKNY, from the coding sequence ATGCTTTTAGAAGTAATGAGAAGTCATATTATCCATATCATAGTTATCTTGCTATTTGCTGTAATTCAGGCTCATAGCCAGAATAATGACTACCAGTTTAGAAACTTTACTGCGGGGTTTAACTTCTCCGGAGATAACGTTCGCTGTGTCTATCAGGATAGCAAAGGCTTTATCTGGATGGGGCTCGAATCTGAAGGACTCTGCAAGTTTGATGGCAGTAAATACGAGGTGTTTTCTGAAAATATCGCCTCGAATTACATCAATGATATTAATGAAGATGCATACGGTAATATCTGGGTAGCCACTGAAAATGGGCTCAATATTTTACAGCAGGAGTCTTCCCGTTTCACCAATCCTACCGGTCGTTCTGATGAGGTTTTCATGCTTTTTAGAGATCAACAGGACAAAATGTGGGTGGGAGATGCCACAGGCTTATTTCAATATTCAGTTACAAAATCAGACTCAGGCTATAATTACAAGCAGGAAAAGCACTCCATTACTGAGAAGCTAAAAGGTGAAACAGTCTTGTCTTTCCTTTGGGAAGATTCTGTGTCATGCTGGATAGGTACTAAAAATGGCCTTTTTTATAATTCTCCTACAGTTTTCAAACAATGGAAATCATCTAATCATAAACCATTTGCTTTAAGCGACAACGAGGTACACTCAATTGTGCAGCTGGACAATAGAGATCTGCTCCTGGCTACAGATAATGGAGTCAATATCCTGAATCATAGTAACCTACAGGTACAAAGACTAGAATTTAAGAATAGTGGAGTTTACAACAATGGCAAGGTCGGCGTGGTGAAAATTCTTAAAAGTTCAGACAATATGATCTGGATCGGAACCACCACTTATGGCATTCTCACAGGTAAGCTGATAACATCAGAAAATGGTGTTTCTCAGTCTGATTTTAAAATTCCAGAACACATCACAGGCCTCAGTAGTGCTTATATCACTGATGTTATGGAAGATCAAAACCGCCAAATTTGGGTCTCTACTAAGTTTGGCGGTCTATTTATTCATGATAGAAGAGGGCAGATCTTTCGTCACTATGAGCTAGATGAACAGGAAAATCAAAGCTTTATAATATCGGTTGCTGAGGATAATGAAGGTCAAATTTGGTTGGGAACACGAGAGGCTGGGTTGGTCAGGTTCAACCCTAACCAGAGTACTTATCAAAAAGTGGAGGTGTTTCAGAATGGTGAGGAGGTACGCAGAATTGAGAGTTTATTCTGCGATAGTGAGGGAAAACTATGGATTGGTCATAAAAAGGGTATCAATAAGTTAGATCCCAAAACACTGATGAGTGAATATTTTAATTTGCCCAAAGTCATATCAATTGCAGAAGGGATTGATAAAATATGGGTAGGTACCACGGCAGGATTATTCACATATACTAAGGATCTGGATTTTACCAGATTTAAATCCTCTCAGGTACTTTTTGATAAGGCTGATGTTAAATTTTCAAAGCTACTTTGGGATAATTCGAGCACTTTCTGGCTGGGCACCAATAGTCATGGGTTATACCAGTATTTTATTCAAAAAGACAGTTTATCACATGTTAATACCAATGATCTCGCCAATGCCACCATAAGGGAGCTTTATCAGGACAGCAAATCTAACATTTGGATTGGCACCAAGTCCTCAGGTTTATACCGTTATGAAAAAGGTGATTTTCAGTATTTTACAATTAAAAATGGACTTCCGAGCCACACTATCTTTTCGGTGCTGGAAGATAATGCTGGTAAAATATGGCTTACCACTAATAAGGGAGTTTCAAGATATGATCCATCCATAGAAGAGTTTAGAAATTTCAATAGCTATCATGGCCTTCAGGGAAATGTGTTTGAGAAAAATGCCGCCATAAAACTCCAGTCTGGATTTTTGTTAATGGCAGGAAATAACGGCTTTAACCTTTTTGATCCTCAGAAAATTAACATTGAAAATTTCACGCCACCATTGGTGATTAATGCCTTAAAGGCGAATGGCCAATTGGTCATAAAAGATGCTTTCTATAATCAGAGCCTCCAGTTGCCTTATGATCAAAACCTACTCTCTCTGGAATTCTCAGCTTTAGATTATCGTGATATTGGTGCTTTGAAGTATAAATACAGACTTCTGGGCTTGGATAATCAATGGTCTGAGGCTGGTAACAAAAATACAGTAACCTATTCTAATCTTGAACCTGGCATTTATTCCTTTCAGGTTTTCTCTACCGATGCAGATGGCAAATGGACGGATAATCTCATAAGTCTGGAAATTGAAATAGCCTCACAGCCATGGCTTTCCTGGTGGGCCAAGCTTTTATATGCAATAGCGTTAGCCGCAATCGTATTTCTGGTATATTGGGTGATTGCCCAGCGCGTTAAATATCATCAGAAAATGAAATTGAAAGACATGGAACTGAGTCATGTCTCAGAAATGAACGATCTGAAAATCAATTTCTTTACCAACATTTCTCATGAATTGAGAACGCCATTAACACTAATTATGACACCGCTAGAGAGGTTGCTCAATACTTATAAGGATGAGTCCATAACCAGCCATGTGAAAATGGCGCATGCCAGTGCCAAGAAACTACTGAATCTTACTGACCAGCTTATTGATTTCACAAAGATCGAGCATGGAGCCATGCAGCTGCAAGTACAGTTAGTAAAGGTAAAGGAGTTTTTTGATCAGCTTATCATGCCCTATTCAGATTATGCAAGAAGTAGAAGTGTGGATTTGAAGGTGCAGATTTTTAATCAGGAGCAGGAAGCTTTATTAGATGTAGATAAGGTGGAAAAGGTGTTTAATAATTTGATTATCAATGCTTTAAAATATACTCAATCTGGTGGAGAGATTATCTTAACTATTGAGGCTGATGCATACAATTTAACTTTTAGCATTAGCGATACAGGAAAGGGTATAAGCCAGGCTAATCTTCAGCATATTTTTGATAGGTATTATCAAGTGAATACCCTGCAGCCTGGAGGTGGAATTGGACTAGAATTGGTTTACAACCTGGTGAGCTTGCATAAAGGGAAAATTCAGGTGGAAAGTGAAGAGGGAAAGGGGAGTACTTTCACCGTGAGCCTACCAATAGGTAGCGAAAGTTACGGTGATGATGAAGTGAAGCGGGAACCAGGTGTCCTAAAATTTCAAGGCTTTATTGAAGGTGATTTTAAAAGAGAATACGAGATTGAGAAAAGAGAATTATCGAATGAAGCTTACAAGATTTTAATTGTTGATGACAATCAGGAGCTGTTACACATGTTAGCTGAAACCTTTTCAGATAAGTTCTTTCTAGATATAGCCGCTAGCGGCGAAGAAGCATGGAATATCATATTGAAAGAGGCGCCTGATATTGTAATTACTGACATAACCATGGCTAATGGAGATGGATTGGAACTGTGCCGACAAGTGAAGGAAAATGTGGATACAAACCATATCCCTGTGATCTTACTCACGGCAAGAAGCATGACCGATCAGCAGTTGGAAGGATTTGGTTCTGGAGCCGATGCTTATGTAGTAAAACCGTTTGACCTGGCCATATTGGAGGCACAGATTTATAGTCTGATAGAGAATAGAAGAAGATTATGGAAACATTATAATGGTCAATCTACCGAAATAGAGATTACGGAGAATCCATTAGATGATCATTTCCTGAAAAAGTTAGCTGACGTTATTAGAAAAAATTATACAGATCCTGACTTTAGCGTGGAGGCACTGGCCTTTGATTTGGGAATGAGCCGTAGTCAACTGTTTAGAAAGCTGAAAAGCCTAACTAACCAAACACCTTCAGAATATCTATACGCATACCGAATAAGAAAAGCATCTGATTTACTCAAAGAAGGCAGACTGGGAATAGCTGAAATAGCCTACAAAACTGGTTTTAGTTCGCCTAATTCTTTCACCAAAACCTTCAAAAAACACCTCGGTATTTCTCCTACCAAATACTCTAAAAACTACTGA
- a CDS encoding bifunctional metallophosphatase/5'-nucleotidase: MKLQHLLIISSFAFLSAFSCKKDKTDDPQPQDSTEVNDSLTIFFMNDMHGEIKNFAKAKYIIDKEREKSKVLVVCAGDIFSGNPVVDQYDPKGLPMVDMLNEIGVDVAVLGNHEFDYGIETLKDRMAQAQFSWICANMDVQQSVLPQTEPYAIKTLEDLKIAVLGVVETNGKPGDTIPLTHPWRVTDLKFTPFENELPKYETLKEDEGADLYMLLTHLGSSVDTKIANEHKEFDLIVGGHSHEKIDKKIGGTPVVQAGANFSLLGKLNLVIMDGEILSSSTTFIELDKEDNIDQELQNKIDDFMAGVNLDSVVGYSQNNMPKSAMGCFYTDALMTYLGTDMALQNTGGVRSVFDAGDITTGEVFDMDPFGNKCVTFKMSVKELENFFVQSNQGFYVSGLTFGTDNTGFALIDMNGQPMPETDSIKIGVNDYIPAVFDNFFPYERANLQELTTAEAIVNYLETTEAPIDYNGCNNYQSY, from the coding sequence ATGAAATTACAGCACTTATTAATCATCTCATCATTTGCATTCCTCTCTGCTTTCAGTTGCAAAAAAGATAAAACTGATGATCCCCAACCACAGGATAGCACAGAAGTAAACGACTCTCTCACCATCTTCTTCATGAACGATATGCACGGCGAGATTAAAAACTTCGCCAAAGCAAAATACATCATTGATAAAGAAAGAGAAAAGTCAAAGGTATTAGTGGTTTGTGCTGGAGATATATTTTCTGGAAACCCTGTGGTGGATCAATACGATCCCAAAGGTTTACCTATGGTAGATATGCTCAATGAGATAGGAGTAGATGTGGCAGTGTTGGGTAATCATGAATTTGATTATGGTATAGAAACGTTAAAAGATCGCATGGCTCAGGCGCAATTTAGTTGGATATGTGCAAACATGGATGTACAACAGTCCGTGTTGCCTCAAACAGAACCATATGCCATAAAGACATTGGAAGATTTGAAAATAGCGGTATTAGGTGTGGTAGAAACAAACGGTAAACCCGGCGATACTATTCCTCTTACGCACCCGTGGAGAGTAACTGATCTAAAGTTCACGCCATTTGAGAATGAATTGCCAAAATATGAGACATTGAAAGAAGATGAAGGGGCTGATTTATATATGCTCTTAACGCATTTGGGCTCTTCGGTGGACACTAAGATCGCCAACGAGCATAAGGAATTTGATCTCATTGTTGGTGGTCACTCTCATGAAAAAATAGATAAGAAAATAGGCGGAACACCTGTGGTGCAAGCTGGAGCTAATTTTAGTCTTCTTGGTAAGTTGAATTTGGTGATAATGGATGGTGAAATATTGAGTAGTAGCACTACCTTCATTGAATTAGATAAAGAAGACAATATTGATCAGGAGTTACAGAATAAAATAGATGATTTTATGGCAGGAGTAAACCTTGATAGTGTGGTTGGATATTCTCAAAACAACATGCCTAAAAGTGCTATGGGCTGTTTTTATACAGATGCTTTAATGACTTACCTCGGCACCGATATGGCCTTACAAAACACAGGTGGAGTAAGATCTGTATTTGATGCTGGTGATATTACCACAGGAGAAGTATTTGATATGGATCCATTTGGTAATAAATGCGTTACCTTCAAAATGTCAGTAAAGGAACTGGAAAATTTCTTTGTCCAAAGCAACCAGGGCTTTTACGTTAGCGGACTTACCTTTGGAACCGATAATACAGGATTTGCTCTAATAGATATGAATGGCCAGCCTATGCCAGAAACAGATTCCATTAAAATCGGAGTAAACGACTATATCCCAGCCGTATTTGATAACTTCTTCCCCTACGAAAGAGCCAACCTTCAGGAATTAACCACCGCCGAAGCCATAGTTAATTACCTGGAAACAACCGAAGCACCAATAGACTACAACGGCTGCAATAACTATCAGTCTTATTAG
- a CDS encoding pectate lyase family protein, translating to MNATNKKSWLATVLLAMLFFPGFASVEKAKHSTETNDLLFATTRIEDSDAGTVSYDGSLKSYSAASNGKAINLSNDQGKQIVWSYNASSSGSHTLTVRYTRKSSMNPSVSIIVNGSSQTLNLPVTSSSSFATASLSASLSSGSNQIILRTNAGNESADIDWIEISDGGSGGGGGGGCTPTSITPYLQVNGGSWQQGSSVTINAGSSVKFGPQPTSGGSWSWSGCGTSGSSREQTVSPSSSCTATATYTNSQGCTSTQSFTVTVNGNNGGGGGGNGGDANYDIIGWATQAGGTSGGQGGVTVTCSTGDCILNAIDQKKDGVITQPLIIFVNGTITSSNTSASKIDVKEVRDVSIIGVGSRGIFNGIGIKIYKAGNIIIQNVAVHHVNIGDKDAISIEGPADHIWVDHCELYAEYQGVGKDYYDGLLDAKKNSEYITYSYNYLHDSWKTMLVGSSDSDNYDRKITAHHNYFDNCNSRMPLFRFGNGHFFNNYYSGVASTGLNSRMGACLRVENNYFKNSQNPIVSAYSDDPGGVDESGSIFDNVTWALSGDVEEPYDCNAYIPYSYSSSLNSTSQVPSVVVANVGIGKISGSSRKASSVNDAVLESEFSAYPNPVLNQITVTIPEYKGDEQIRIVNIIGVEVMNVKATSAQPTLDISDFKPGSYIMQVKTEGHTYLRMIVKE from the coding sequence ATGAACGCTACAAACAAAAAATCATGGTTGGCTACTGTGTTATTAGCTATGCTTTTCTTCCCCGGATTTGCATCCGTAGAAAAAGCAAAGCACAGCACAGAGACCAACGATCTTCTATTTGCTACTACCAGAATAGAGGATTCAGACGCAGGTACTGTCTCGTATGACGGTTCTTTGAAATCATATAGCGCCGCCAGCAATGGTAAAGCTATTAACCTTTCTAACGATCAGGGTAAACAAATTGTGTGGAGTTATAATGCCAGTTCTAGTGGCAGCCATACGCTTACTGTAAGGTATACGCGTAAATCAAGCATGAACCCATCAGTAAGTATAATAGTAAATGGCTCATCGCAAACATTAAATCTGCCCGTTACCTCAAGTTCTTCTTTTGCTACAGCCTCTCTTTCAGCTTCACTGAGTAGCGGTAGTAATCAGATCATTCTTCGTACCAATGCAGGTAATGAAAGCGCTGACATAGACTGGATTGAAATCAGTGATGGTGGCAGTGGTGGAGGAGGCGGAGGAGGTTGCACACCAACCTCGATTACGCCTTATCTTCAAGTGAATGGAGGCTCTTGGCAGCAAGGATCTAGTGTAACTATTAATGCAGGATCATCTGTTAAATTTGGTCCTCAGCCTACCAGCGGTGGTTCTTGGAGCTGGAGCGGATGTGGTACATCAGGCTCTTCCCGTGAGCAAACGGTTAGCCCTTCAAGTTCATGCACAGCCACGGCTACTTACACCAATAGTCAGGGATGTACTAGCACCCAAAGCTTCACTGTTACTGTAAACGGTAACAATGGAGGCGGAGGTGGCGGCAATGGCGGTGATGCCAACTATGATATCATAGGCTGGGCCACACAAGCCGGAGGTACTTCTGGTGGTCAGGGTGGTGTAACTGTAACTTGCTCTACAGGAGATTGTATCCTGAACGCGATTGATCAAAAGAAAGACGGAGTGATCACTCAGCCACTCATCATTTTCGTAAATGGTACCATTACATCTTCAAACACATCAGCTTCAAAAATTGATGTTAAAGAGGTGAGAGATGTTTCCATTATAGGAGTAGGCTCTAGAGGTATATTCAATGGTATTGGTATTAAAATCTACAAAGCAGGAAATATAATCATTCAGAATGTGGCAGTGCACCATGTGAACATTGGTGATAAAGATGCCATAAGTATCGAAGGTCCTGCTGATCACATTTGGGTAGATCACTGTGAGCTTTATGCTGAATATCAAGGAGTTGGTAAAGATTACTATGATGGTTTGCTAGATGCTAAGAAAAACTCTGAGTATATCACCTACTCATATAACTACCTGCATGACAGCTGGAAAACTATGCTCGTAGGTAGCAGTGATAGTGATAACTACGACAGGAAGATTACTGCGCACCATAACTATTTTGATAATTGTAATTCCAGAATGCCACTGTTCAGATTTGGAAATGGCCACTTTTTTAATAACTACTATTCTGGTGTAGCTTCTACCGGATTGAACTCAAGAATGGGAGCCTGTTTGAGAGTAGAAAATAACTATTTCAAAAACTCTCAAAACCCAATAGTTTCAGCCTACAGTGATGATCCTGGAGGCGTTGATGAATCAGGTAGCATCTTTGATAATGTGACCTGGGCATTGTCAGGAGATGTTGAAGAGCCTTATGATTGTAATGCTTACATTCCATACTCTTACAGCTCATCATTAAACAGTACCTCACAAGTACCATCAGTGGTTGTAGCCAATGTAGGTATCGGAAAAATTTCAGGTAGCTCCAGAAAGGCGAGTAGTGTAAATGATGCTGTATTAGAAAGTGAGTTCAGCGCTTACCCTAACCCTGTACTTAATCAGATTACCGTTACCATCCCTGAGTACAAAGGCGATGAGCAGATTAGAATAGTGAATATTATAGGAGTAGAGGTGATGAATGTAAAAGCCACCTCAGCTCAGCCCACGTTAGACATCAGCGACTTCAAACCAGGTAGTTATATCATGCAGGTGAAAACCGAAGGACATACCTACCTAAGAATGATTGTGAAGGAATAG
- a CDS encoding porin family protein: MKRTLLAAFIAIVCISTSQAQVSGGAKAALNIATTVSKDGTHHADARLAPTLGGYLNINLSNGFAFQPELLFSFQGSRWEANGHTYTRNYVYLNVPLMLEYHVGKVFYLEAGPQLGFLAIAKFKDKSDGHVEITDQKGNMNGTVVSLNLGLGLDFNKMHFNLRHCFGLSDIYDHDYYDDPVRNSVYQLGIGYRLF; this comes from the coding sequence ATGAAAAGAACCTTACTTGCAGCTTTCATAGCTATAGTATGTATTTCTACCAGTCAGGCACAAGTTTCTGGTGGAGCAAAGGCGGCTTTAAACATTGCAACTACTGTTTCCAAAGATGGAACACATCATGCAGATGCCAGATTAGCGCCAACTTTAGGCGGCTATTTGAATATCAACTTATCCAACGGGTTTGCTTTTCAGCCTGAATTGTTATTCTCATTTCAGGGGTCGAGATGGGAGGCTAATGGACATACTTACACGCGTAACTATGTGTATTTAAATGTTCCTTTAATGCTAGAATATCATGTAGGTAAAGTTTTTTATTTGGAAGCAGGTCCTCAATTGGGCTTTTTGGCCATTGCCAAGTTCAAAGATAAATCAGATGGACATGTGGAAATTACTGATCAGAAAGGTAATATGAACGGAACTGTGGTAAGTCTTAATCTAGGTTTAGGGCTTGATTTTAATAAAATGCATTTTAACCTGAGACATTGCTTTGGCTTATCAGACATATATGATCACGACTATTATGATGATCCGGTAAGAAATTCGGTCTACCAATTAGGCATAGGTTACAGATTATTCTAA
- a CDS encoding Gfo/Idh/MocA family protein: MKKIVDSEVVWGVIGAGDVCEKKSAPAMNKIPNSRIGAVMSRNEERIKDYASRHHIQKWYTDVDQLLNDPEINAIYISTPPISHAALAIKAAQAGKPVYVEKPMARTYAECMEMISVFTEADLPLYVAYYRRALPNFLKVKELIDNGEIGDVRTVSIEMYKASNTDTVAQTAHPWRLDPDVSGGGYFHDLASHQMDLMNFLLGPMHDAHGYSVNQSQSTKADDVTTGTFRFESGILGVGSWCFNASQASEKELTTIIGSKGKIEFATFDNTDVIVTTEQGRSTLQFTMPEHIQQPLIEQVVADLLGHGVCNSTAETGAKASWVLDKMTGAL; encoded by the coding sequence ATGAAAAAGATAGTTGATTCAGAAGTAGTTTGGGGAGTAATAGGAGCCGGCGACGTGTGTGAGAAGAAGAGCGCTCCTGCCATGAATAAGATCCCTAATTCACGAATAGGTGCCGTTATGAGTCGGAACGAGGAGCGAATAAAAGATTATGCTTCTCGCCATCACATCCAGAAATGGTATACAGATGTTGATCAGCTCCTCAACGACCCTGAAATCAACGCTATCTATATCTCTACCCCACCAATTTCTCATGCAGCACTAGCCATAAAGGCGGCTCAGGCCGGAAAGCCAGTTTATGTGGAAAAACCCATGGCCCGTACGTATGCCGAATGTATGGAAATGATCTCAGTTTTTACTGAGGCTGATTTACCATTATATGTGGCTTATTACAGACGAGCACTACCTAATTTCTTAAAAGTAAAAGAATTGATAGATAACGGTGAAATTGGTGATGTTAGAACCGTTAGTATTGAAATGTACAAGGCATCAAACACCGACACGGTAGCTCAAACAGCTCATCCATGGCGTTTGGATCCTGATGTTTCCGGAGGTGGCTATTTCCATGATCTAGCCTCTCACCAGATGGACCTTATGAACTTTTTATTAGGCCCGATGCACGACGCACATGGCTACTCCGTTAACCAGTCACAAAGTACAAAAGCTGATGACGTAACTACTGGTACATTCAGGTTTGAATCAGGTATTCTGGGGGTGGGTAGTTGGTGCTTTAATGCATCTCAAGCCTCTGAAAAAGAGCTTACTACCATAATCGGCAGCAAAGGAAAGATAGAGTTTGCCACTTTTGATAATACTGATGTCATAGTGACTACAGAGCAGGGAAGAAGCACTCTACAGTTTACGATGCCCGAGCATATTCAGCAGCCGTTGATAGAGCAGGTGGTGGCAGATTTATTAGGACATGGAGTATGCAACAGCACGGCAGAGACCGGAGCCAAGGCTAGTTGGGTTTTAGATAAGATGACCGGCGCACTTTAG
- a CDS encoding VOC family protein, which translates to MKLEHFAVNVKEPLAMADWYVEHMGMTIVKQLKDSPYMTFLADDSGQIMIEIYGNPLAVVPDYANQHPLIVHLAFVSENPDEDSQRLQQAGAIELTNDKMEDGSHLIMMRDPWGLALQLCKRGVPMLK; encoded by the coding sequence ATGAAATTAGAACACTTTGCTGTAAACGTGAAAGAACCATTAGCCATGGCAGACTGGTATGTGGAGCATATGGGAATGACCATAGTAAAACAGCTGAAAGATAGCCCATACATGACTTTTCTGGCCGATGATAGCGGACAAATAATGATTGAAATATATGGTAATCCCTTGGCCGTAGTGCCAGATTATGCTAATCAGCATCCACTAATCGTTCACCTGGCCTTTGTTTCTGAAAATCCAGATGAAGATAGCCAGAGGCTACAGCAAGCTGGTGCGATTGAGCTTACTAATGATAAAATGGAAGATGGCTCACACCTGATCATGATGAGAGATCCATGGGGTCTGGCACTTCAGCTTTGTAAGAGAGGTGTACCAATGCTAAAATAA